A window from Tenacibaculum singaporense encodes these proteins:
- a CDS encoding DUF6265 family protein yields the protein MRFLLLFITGFLLFSCQNTAEIKKPTWLIGKWKRTNNQPDKLTYEFWSNDFSGIGFTLKEKDTVFKEVLHIITKNNSLFLQVTGVNEAPTLFVFTQQTDTSFTAENKLNEFPKVIQYWKENNQLKAKVANDEFSIDFVFDKIE from the coding sequence ATGCGTTTTTTACTACTATTCATTACCGGATTTTTACTTTTTTCTTGTCAAAATACGGCAGAGATCAAAAAACCTACATGGTTGATTGGAAAATGGAAACGTACAAACAATCAACCTGATAAACTTACGTATGAGTTTTGGAGTAATGATTTTTCTGGAATTGGTTTCACTTTAAAAGAAAAAGATACTGTATTTAAAGAAGTATTACATATTATTACCAAGAATAATTCTTTGTTTTTACAAGTTACAGGAGTGAATGAAGCTCCTACATTATTTGTTTTCACACAACAAACTGATACTTCTTTTACCGCAGAAAACAAACTAAACGAGTTTCCTAAAGTGATACAATACTGGAAAGAAAACAATCAATTAAAAGCTAAAGTGGCTAACGATGAATTTTCAATTGATTTTGTGTTTGATAAAATAGAATAA